The following are encoded together in the Ficedula albicollis isolate OC2 unplaced genomic scaffold, FicAlb1.5 N00556, whole genome shotgun sequence genome:
- the LOC101817509 gene encoding zinc finger protein 436-like → MSRSQIPIPGPRKGLGPKLQFPVLVPIPCPSPHSHSRSLFPVSIPAPCPHSRCLFPFPVPVPIPGPCPLSPDAAAIAPFPSRRSRDRGIPAPLPPTNPSARSLPDLHNHALWPRPATALLIPGRSLLPVPSQFPPSTSGTGGESAPSSLPGLSASLPLSPCHSQRCQYHSQRRAGRSRSHTAQGRARLLLGVGTCPGRAGSGGAAGGRGGAGRGGRAAAGGRGGTQEERQEEEERFWNHALLPPARTERSFARARQHRPPKSRRISQTFACTEEEKEAMRTRSMAREPQADKELSTDSREEKSPRHSLGQEAVCSGSTAQECNGEEKPRRSRTRRGCKRTARGSQQESPSPGRGGGRSSELGLREQRHHGEKPHKCSQCGKGFSLLCNLIRHDRVHTGERPFKCGECGKRFRWRSNLIHHRGMHRDKRPHECGECGKRFRDSTQLKIHQRIHTGERPYECGDCGKRFSRSSLLVAHRRIHTGERPFECDKCKKRFQRKCTLNSHYFTHTDERPFECADCGQGFNQKGNLAAHRRIHTGERPYECDKCRKRFRTSSRLLQHYRSHTDERPYECRDCGKCFKRISHLDTHRLTHTGERAYECEKCKKRFRTSSALLVHYRSHTEFRPFRCSDCGTGFKDNTTLVSHRRIHTGGTPFKCPQCEKSFAFRTSLCRHQRNHH, encoded by the exons ATGTCTCggtcccaaattcccattcccggTCCCAGGAAAGGTCTCGGTCCCAAATTGCAATTCCCGGTCCTggtccccattccctgtccttctccccattcccattctcgGTCCCTATTCCCGGTTTCCATTCccgctccctgtccccattcccggtgtctgttcccattcccggtccctgtccccattcccggtccctgtcccctctcaccGGACGCCGCCGCCATCGCTCCGTTCCCCTCACGGCGCTCACGTGACCGCGGTATCCCCGCGCCTCTCCCGCCCACCAATCCCAGCGCGCGATCGCTCCCGGATTTGCATAACCACGCCCTCTGGCCCCGCCCGGCGACAGCTCTCCTCATTCCCGGGCGCTCTttgctcccagttccctcccagttccctcccagtaCGAGCGGCACTGGCGGGGAAAGCGCTCCCAGTTCCTTGCCGGGGCTCTCAGCATCGCTGCCGCTCTCTCCGTGTCATTCCCAGCGCTGCCAGTATCACTCGCAGCGCCGCGCGGGTCGCAGCCGCTCCCACACCGCCCAGGGCAGAGCGCGGCTGCTTTTGGGTGTCGGCACCtgcccgggccgggctgggagcGGAGGAGCAgcgggaggaagaggaggagcgggaagaggaggaagagcagcagcgggaggaagaggagggacgCAGGAGGAGcggcaggaagaggaggagcgATTTTGGAACCACGCGCTTCTGCCGCCCGCCCGCACAGAGCGCAGCTTCGCCCGGGCGCGGCAGCATCGCCCCCCAAAAAGCCGCAG GATTTCCCAAACCTTTGCTTGCactgaggaagagaaggaggcCATGAGGACGAGGTCGATGGCCCGGGAGCCgcaggcag ACAAGGAGCTGAGCAcggacagcagggaggagaaatcCCCGCGGCACAGCCTCGGCCAAGAGGCCGTTTGCAGCGGCTCCACGGCGCAGGAATGCAACGGGGAGGAAAAGCCCCGCAGATCCCgcaccaggaggggctgcaaACGCACAGCCCGGGGATCGCAGCAGGAAAGCCCCAGCCCGGGCCGGGGAGGCGGCCGGAGCTCGGAGCTGGGGCTGCGTGAGCAGCGTCACCACGGGGAGAAGCCCCACAAGTGCTCGCAATGTGGGAAGGGCTTCAGTCTGTTATGCAACCTCATCAGACACGACAGAGTCCACACAGGGGAACGGCCCTTCAAGTGtggggagtgtgggaagagATTCAGGTGGAGATCCAATCTGATCCACCACCGAGGAATGCATAGGGACAAACGGCCCCACGAGTGtggggagtgtgggaagagATTCAGAGACAGTACACAACTGAAGATTCACCAGAGGATTcacactggggagaggccctacgagtgtgGGGATTGTGGGAAGAGATTCAGCCGGAGCTCACTCCTGGTTGCACACCGGCgcatccacactggggagagacCCTTTGAGTGTGATAAATGCAAGAAGAGATTTCAGAGAAAGTGCACTCTCAACAGTCACTATTTCACTCACACGGATGAGAGGCCTTTTGAGTGTGCTGACTGTGGGCAGGGCTTCAATCAAAAGGGCAACCTCGCCGCCCACCGGCGCATCCACACCGGGGAGAGACCCTACGAGTGTGATAAATGCAGGAAGAGGTTTCGGACCAGCTCCCGTCTCCTCCAGCACTATCGCTCTCACACGGATGAGAGGCCTTACGAGTGTCGTGACTGCGGGAAGTGCTTCAAGCGAATCTCACACCTCGACACCCACCGGCTCACCCACACCGGGGAGAGAGCCTACGAGTGTGAGAAATGCAAGAAGAGGTTTCGGACCAGCTCCGCTCTCCTCGTGCACTATCGCTCTCACACGGAGTTTCGGCCCTTTCGCTGCTCCGACTGCGGGACGGGCTTCAAGGACAACACCACCCTCGTCAGCCACCGGCGCATCCACACTGGTGGGACACCCTTCAAGTGTCCTCAGTGTGAGAAGAGCTTCGCATTCCGCACCAGCTTATGCAGACACCAACGGAATCACCACTGA